A region from the Methanothermobacter tenebrarum genome encodes:
- a CDS encoding tetratricopeptide repeat protein, which translates to MKKELEKLQLKLLEFAHIGDLEKTAKTLLKLGKIYQEHGMEDHALESYENAKKLYNKCKNIGGEAQSILNVGQIYDKKGEYEKAQRMYKEACEKFKKLNDIKNQATAIYHHARVLEKQGRFEDALKVYKKYHKLCTLMDDNRKILASYAKIKSMEEYLSQEHPISYKNRSWLSLIGYPIFILFAEILTTYINVLAGLGIHALILFALLAHSSLVSDEKFKRLLNSMTILPLIRIVSFSIPVVDTPEIYRLLIMSLPLFALAYVLMRTQKLKGRDVGLTWKKPKLQFLVALTGFPIGYIEFMILYPKPFIPTSNFLYLLVGLLILLLVGFSEELLFRGILQKNSEKLLGVLPGLLYASVLFTICHIGWGSIYEFILVFFIAIFYGYMYQKTGSILGVTFSHGLSNFMLFLFMPFHLAAL; encoded by the coding sequence TTGAAAAAAGAGTTGGAGAAACTTCAACTGAAACTCCTAGAGTTTGCCCATATAGGAGATCTTGAAAAGACGGCGAAAACGCTCCTAAAATTAGGTAAAATCTACCAAGAACATGGGATGGAAGATCATGCCCTCGAGAGTTATGAAAACGCCAAGAAACTTTACAACAAATGCAAAAATATTGGAGGAGAAGCGCAGTCAATCCTCAATGTCGGGCAAATATATGATAAAAAAGGAGAATATGAAAAGGCTCAGAGAATGTATAAAGAGGCTTGTGAGAAATTCAAAAAACTCAATGACATCAAAAACCAGGCTACAGCTATATACCATCATGCTAGAGTATTAGAAAAACAAGGCAGGTTCGAAGATGCCCTCAAAGTATACAAGAAATATCACAAACTTTGCACTCTAATGGATGATAATAGAAAAATTTTAGCGTCCTATGCCAAAATAAAAAGTATGGAAGAATATTTATCCCAAGAACATCCTATATCCTATAAAAATAGAAGTTGGCTATCACTTATAGGATATCCCATTTTTATACTCTTTGCTGAAATTCTAACAACCTACATAAATGTTTTAGCCGGCCTAGGAATCCACGCCCTCATACTATTTGCTTTATTAGCTCATTCTTCCCTTGTTTCCGATGAAAAGTTTAAAAGACTTCTAAATTCCATGACAATATTGCCATTGATTAGGATTGTAAGTTTTTCAATACCTGTAGTGGACACTCCAGAAATTTATCGGTTATTAATAATGTCATTGCCACTTTTTGCCCTAGCCTATGTATTAATGAGGACCCAGAAATTGAAGGGTAGAGATGTTGGTCTAACTTGGAAGAAACCTAAACTACAGTTTTTAGTGGCTTTAACTGGGTTTCCCATAGGTTATATTGAATTCATGATTCTATATCCGAAACCATTTATACCCACATCAAACTTTCTGTATTTGCTTGTAGGTCTCCTCATACTATTGTTAGTAGGATTTTCAGAAGAGCTACTATTTAGAGGAATATTACAAAAGAATTCGGAAAAGCTTCTGGGAGTTTTACCTGGCCTATTATATGCCTCGGTACTCTTTACTATATGCCATATTGGATGGGGATCCATTTATGAGTTCATATTAGTATTCTTCATCGCCATATTCTATGGTTATATGTATCAAAAAACTGGGAGCATCCTTGGTGTTACATTCTCACATGGATTATCCAATTTTATGCTATTCCTTTTTATGCCCTTCCATCTAGCAGCTCTTTGA
- the galU gene encoding UTP--glucose-1-phosphate uridylyltransferase GalU, whose translation MKAVIPAAGLGTRFLPVTKAQPKEMLPVYDKPTIQYVVEEAVASGIDDILIITGKGKRSIEDHFDKSFELEYSLKKNGKHKLLEDIEKISELADIYYVRQKEQKGLGDAIYCAKKHVDGEEAFAVLLGDTITTSDIPCTRKLIDIYEEYGSSVIAVEEVPREKVEMYGVIKPKPIKDDLYIVEDLVEKPSQEEAPSNFAIIGRYILESEIFDHIENTPPGVGGEIQLTDAMRFLDEIYAYVFNGKTYDIGNKVDWLKTSIEFALKDENIKGTIIEHLKELLDGRA comes from the coding sequence ATGAAAGCTGTTATACCCGCAGCAGGTCTAGGCACACGATTTCTGCCCGTCACAAAAGCCCAACCAAAGGAAATGTTACCAGTATATGATAAACCAACAATACAATATGTCGTCGAAGAAGCTGTTGCATCAGGTATAGATGACATACTCATCATAACAGGAAAAGGTAAAAGATCAATCGAAGACCATTTTGACAAATCCTTTGAACTCGAATACTCCCTTAAAAAGAATGGAAAGCACAAACTTTTAGAAGACATTGAAAAAATCTCTGAACTGGCAGATATATACTATGTAAGACAAAAGGAACAAAAAGGCCTTGGGGATGCTATATATTGTGCCAAAAAGCATGTTGATGGCGAAGAGGCGTTCGCAGTACTTCTAGGGGATACCATAACAACGTCGGACATTCCATGCACTAGAAAACTTATAGATATCTATGAAGAGTATGGTTCATCAGTTATTGCAGTAGAGGAGGTTCCTAGGGAAAAAGTTGAAATGTATGGTGTGATTAAACCAAAGCCCATAAAAGACGACCTTTATATAGTAGAGGATCTTGTTGAAAAGCCTTCACAGGAGGAAGCCCCTTCTAATTTCGCCATAATAGGACGCTATATACTAGAAAGTGAAATATTCGATCATATAGAGAACACCCCACCAGGTGTAGGTGGTGAAATTCAACTAACAGATGCTATGAGGTTCCTCGATGAAATTTATGCTTACGTATTTAATGGCAAAACATATGATATTGGTAACAAGGTTGACTGGCTTAAAACATCCATAGAATTCGCATTAAAAGATGAAAATATAAAAGGGACGATTATAGAGCACCTCAAAGAGCTGCTAGATGGAAGGGCATAA
- a CDS encoding DUF167 family protein — translation MGIREDSDGVLVDIEVSVGSSKFEIGDYNPWRERLEVKVKSPPSKGKANKELIKEFSNIFEKEVKIIHGIKSPYKTLRIKKINKSDFIKKLKLEKVIKRGSA, via the coding sequence ATGGGGATTAGAGAAGACAGTGACGGCGTTTTAGTTGATATAGAAGTTTCTGTAGGATCGTCAAAATTTGAAATAGGCGATTATAATCCATGGAGAGAAAGATTAGAAGTTAAAGTGAAATCTCCACCATCCAAAGGGAAAGCTAACAAAGAACTTATAAAAGAATTTTCCAATATTTTCGAAAAAGAAGTTAAAATTATACATGGTATCAAAAGTCCATATAAAACCTTAAGGATTAAAAAAATTAATAAAAGTGATTTTATAAAAAAATTAAAATTGGAGAAAGTTATCAAAAGAGGATCAGCATGA